The DNA window AGTGAAAGCAAATAGTTTCCATTACTCAGCCTCTCTGGACTCCGCTGCTCCCATGGGGCAAATGTTCAGCCTTTGGTTATTTCTTCCACTGgttctattttctctctcccacatAAGATAAAGAGAATATCAGCCAAAATAAtgaacatttcctttcctgatCTTTCAGCCTCCTTCATATATCATGGAAAGACAACCAGTAATGAACAGAGGGCAGGTTCAGTGCTGATGGAAATGAGGAAAGAGCTGAATGTGAGCCAGCATAAAGTTTGGCTCAATAACTTGAACTGTGAACAAATTATACATATTCaactacttctttttttctaatgtataTGATGCcacaaaataatatattaccaacctttctgcttttctttccagaagacACGTATGAAAGAACCCTGATGGTGGATGGGGAAAGTGCAACTATTATACTGCTCGACATGTGGGATAATAAGGTACTTTAATTTGTTCTAGGCAAGTGCCAAACCAAAAGTGCATATGAATGACTGCTAATATCAAAAGTAGGTATCTTTTGTGAAAGAAAGTAGGTGTTTTCCATACATCAAGATCAGGGAAAATATAGGATTAaccccacccctgccccaagCCAAGTATGCCTAATGGCTTTGCAGTGTGAGCCTGAGAAGTGCAagccttctttatttttttaatgataaaacaaaacattcaagCCATTTTTCCAGACCATGTTCATTCCAGTCTAAAGCCAGCACAATGAATTATTTGGGGCAAGTTTTGCCCTCCTTCGTGGTGAAGTATTCATACCATCACTGCATTGGAATTACTTTTAGTATAACTGTGATTCAAACTATACCCATTACAGTTACAGCAGGAATGTATTTGAATTCTCTAATGTTATACTTTCTAAGTAAAATCCACTCTGGGCATAACAATGACCATTTCATTTGAACAGCGTGAGGGAGAATGGATTCGAGACCACTGCATGCAAGTGGGAGACGCGTACTTGATTGTCTACTCCATCACAGACCGAGCAAGCTTTGAGAAGGCTTCCGAACTCAGAATACAGCTCCGCAGGGCGCGTCAGAAAGAAGATATCCCCATTATTTTGGTTGGCAACAAAAGTGACCTTGTCAGGTGCCGTGAGGTTTCAGTGGCAGGTAAGGAAAATGATGAGTATAAACCAGACATAAACGTTAAGAGTCATCTAGCAGCTTTTGAACAAACTGTAGAGCTCTGGCTGAGGGAGTGCACTGTGATCGGGACTGGGCGATAAAAGAGCAATACAACAACAGAGGACTGGAGCAGAAGGCAGAGGACTGGGAGGGGTCTGCCAGGTCCTTAAGCTTCCCTTGGTAATGCTGTTACATGTCTGATAATCCCTTTCCTAAAGTTATTAAGTACCATCATAAAAGCAGCTTGAATTTCTTCCCTTCCAGCTCCTAGTGTAAGACCACTGCAATACGTGACTTCTCTGCTAGCTTGAAACCCTTTGGATTTCCAATACATGTTTATACATAACGAGTTTAGCCCCCTTATTGTGCTACCAAAGATTATATCTTTTTATATAACTAGTTCTCTGTCCTCCTTGATGAATTAAAATTCCCTCTCACTCTTCATTTTGCTAGACTAGGCAGGGATTGTGCAGCCTTTCAGGAGAGGTCTCCTTGCTGCTTGCTTAGGGATGCTAAACCAGCCCTCCCTCTGCTGCACATAAATGAATAGCCACTAAGCCCATAAATAGGAATGGAGAGACTACTGGGAAAGCTGCTGCCGGCTCTCTAGGTCTGCAAGCATCATCTTGTCTTCCCTGAGGCTTAGGTGACACAATATAACACACAGCAATGCACTAGATGATCTTATCTTGGCCCATCAGAAACACGGGTTCCTCcgctgcttctctctgcagctgttctgctcttctctttcccaaTTGAGctaggcttctttttttttttttttccactggggATGTGCACAGTTCCTCTGGCTCCTGTCACAGTTGCCTCAAGTGAAGAGTTTGAACTGAGGAGTTCATTGGGAGCCCAGGGATGCCTGTTTGCCTTCTCGCTCCtcctgaaaaatcttttgaaagatGGCAGATGTATTCATGTCACTTTAGTCACCCTGGCGATATGTTCACAGCAAGCCAGAAGACAGAATAAATCACCTTGTGTGTGAAAGACAACTGTTGTGGTTAGCTTAAGCTCATATAATAAAGGATAAGAACTATGATTTCAGATGTACCTCTAAAGCCATAGACATAGTTCTGCCTTTATTTATGGGTTTTGTATATGGTGTCTGTTCACACTAAAGTTGCTACTGTCCCAAGACCCTGGTTTACACCCATGACCCATGGAGGAGGACTAGCACCTGCCTCCTATGCTGTGCTGTGCGCATGGAGGGTGCTGTCATCACCCTTTAATGTGACTTGAGGGAGTCTGCACGTAAGATGACCAGGTGGGTTTGAGTCACTGCTGACCTCTCAGCCTTCAGTGTCTTGGCGCAAGTCGGTCAGCCCCAGCTCCCTTCACAGCTGACGGCGGGAACTGGGCTTTTCCAGGAGGGGATTCACCCCCCCTCGCTGGGAAGGGACTGTGACACAGAGCAGATGAATCATGGGCTAGCAGGCAGCATTGGGTGATTAAAGACTTATCCGTGCCTATATTAGGCTTGAGGAATTCCCCTGGTGGTGCTGGCTCCCTGCACGTGGCAGCCTGCGGCCGCTTTGCCTCCCCCCTGCTCGTGATGCCTGGTGACATATCCACCTTGCAATTTTGCAGAGGGACGAGCCTGTGCTGTCGTGTTTGACTGCAAGTTCATCGAGACCTCGGCAGCCGTGCAGCACAACGTGAAAGAGCTGTTTGAAGGCATCGTGCGGCAAGTCCGGCTCCGGagggacagcaaagaaaagaatgagaagCGGCTGGCGTACCAGAAACGGAGAGAGAGCATCCCCAAGAAAGCCAGACGGTTTTGGGGCAAAATAGTTGCCAAGAACAACAAGAACATGGCCTTCAA is part of the Balearica regulorum gibbericeps isolate bBalReg1 chromosome 2, bBalReg1.pri, whole genome shotgun sequence genome and encodes:
- the GEM gene encoding GTP-binding protein GEM, whose product is MTLNNVTMRRTHNSSLQQQQQRWSIPADGKNLLVQKDSNEYNPQKRYTISPDEYYRRSWSSESSDSVISSESGSNCYRVVLIGEHGVGKSSLANIFAGVHDSIDSDCEVLGEDTYERTLMVDGESATIILLDMWDNKREGEWIRDHCMQVGDAYLIVYSITDRASFEKASELRIQLRRARQKEDIPIILVGNKSDLVRCREVSVAEGRACAVVFDCKFIETSAAVQHNVKELFEGIVRQVRLRRDSKEKNEKRLAYQKRRESIPKKARRFWGKIVAKNNKNMAFKLKSKSCHDLSVL